One window of the Vigna radiata var. radiata cultivar VC1973A chromosome 1, Vradiata_ver6, whole genome shotgun sequence genome contains the following:
- the LOC106766920 gene encoding pentatricopeptide repeat-containing protein At1g73400, mitochondrial has product MMGMFRRYMNYLKTPSFSLCIHHYRQIFRNKVLAQVETTLHSTRFSPSHYSVHCQRPLLSDNKNSRVRFIQYSLPLNYYIACYIPNRNYCSEIVFMNQDLSCYESEIDQVCSTMVEGSGLESDVGKVYSTMVEGSGLESDVDKVYNTIMDNLIGFNNLEEALGQLGIPLSTPLVIGVLHKLRYDEKIAFRFFTWAGHQENYSHERRAYNDMMDILSSTKYKVKQFRIVCDMLEYMKRNDKITVPVEVLMTILRKYTEKYLTHVQKFAKKRRIKVKTQPEINAFNLLLDALCKCCLVGDAEALYKKMRKTVKPNAETYNILVFGWCRVRNPTRGMQLLEEMIQLGHRPDNFTYNTAIDTYCKAGMITEAVDLFEFMRTKGSTISSPTAKTYAIIIVALAQHDRMEECFKLIEHMICSGCLPDVTTYKEIIEGMCVCGKVDEAYKFLEEMGNKGYRPDIVTYNCFLKVLCDNKKSEEALKLYGRMIELSCIPSVQTYNMLISMFFKMDDPDGAFETWQEMDNRGCRPDSDTYCVMIEGLFSCNKMEDACFLLEEVINRGIKLPYKKFDSFLMQLSVIGDLQAIQRLSEHMRKFYNHGMARRYALSQKRKSMSLRGR; this is encoded by the coding sequence ATGATGGGTATGTTTCGTAGGTACATGAATTATCTGAAAACTCCTTCATTTTCATTGTGCATCCACCATTATCGTCAAATCTTCAGAAACAAAGTTCTCGCACAAGTTGAAACAACACTTCACTCAACAAGGTTTTCACCCTCTCATTATTCTGTTCATTGCCAAAGGCCATTGTTATCTGATAATAAAAATTCTCGTGTGCGCTTCATTCAATATTCATTGCCCTTGAACTATTATATTGCTTGTTATATCCCCAATCGTAATTACTGTTCGGAAATTGTTTTCATGAATCAAGATCTTAGTTGTTATGAGAGTGAAATTGATCAGGTTTGTAGCACAATGGTGGAGGGAAGTGGTTTAGAAAGTGATGTTGGTAAGGTGTATAGCACGATGGTGGAGGGTAGTGGTTTAGAAAGTGATGTTGATAAGGTTTATAACACTATAATGGATAATTTAATTGGATTTAACAATTTGGAGGAGGCTCTTGGCCAATTGGGGATCCCATTGTCCACTCCTTTGGTTATTGGGGTGCTGCATAAGCTTAGATATGATGAAAAAATTGCATTTAGGTTCTTCACTTGGGCTGGTCATCAGGAGAATTATTCACACGAGCGCCGTGCTTATAATGATATGATGGACATCCTATCTAGTACTAAGTACAAGGTGAAACAGTTTCGAATAGTTTGTGATATGTTGGAATATATGAAGAGGAATGACAAGATTACGGTTCCGGTTGAAGTTCTGATGACGATTTTGAGAAAGTATACTGAGAAGTATCTTACTCATGTGCAGAAGTTTGCAAAGAAGAGGAGGATAAAGGTGAAGACACAACCGGAAATAAATGCATTTAACTTGCTATTGGATGCTCTGTGCAAGTGTTGTTTGGTTGGGGATGCTGAAGCTCTGTATAAGAAAATGAGGAAAACGGTCAAGCCTAATGCAGAAACGTATAATATATTGGTTTTTGGGTGGTGTAGGGTTAGAAACCCCACTAGAGGGATGCAACTACTGGAGGAAATGATTCAACTGGGTCATAGACCTGACAATTTCACATACAACACAGCCATTGATACATACTGCAAAGCTGGTATGATAACAGAAGCTGTTGATCTTTTTGAGTTCATGAGAACAAAAGGTTCAACTATATCTTCCCCCACTGCCAAGACTTATGCGATTATAATCGTGGCTCTTGCCCAACATGATAGAATGGAGGAGTGTTTTAAACTTATAGAGCATATGATTTGCAGTGGTTGTCTTCCTGATGTCACAACATATAAGGAAATAATTGAGggaatgtgtgtgtgtggaaaGGTAGATGAAGCTTACAAATTCTTGGAAGAGATGGGAAACAAGGGTTATCGGCCTGATATTGTTACTTATAATTGTTTTCTCAAGGTCCTTTGTGACAATAAGAAGTCTGAGGAAGCCCTTAAATTATATGGAAGAATGATTGAATTGAGTTGCATTCCTAGTGTTCAGACTTACAATATGCtgatttcaatgttttttaagATGGATGATCCTGATGGGGCATTTGAGACTTGGCAGGAAATGGATAACAGGGGCTGCAGACCAGACAGTGACACATACTGTGTGATGATCGAGGGGCTATTTAGCTGCAATAAGATGGAGGATGCTTGTTTTCTTTTGGAAGAAGTGATAAACAGAGGAATAAAGCTGCCATATAAAAAGTTTGACTCCTTTTTGATGCAATTGTCTGTGATTGGTGATCTCCAGGCGATTCAAAGGCTCTCAGAACATATGAGGAAATTCTATAATCATGGCATGGCTAGACGTTATGCCCTAAGCCAGAAGCGTAAGAGCATGAGTTTAAGAGGGAGATAA